TCTTTGTTAATATGATAAAAATGTAGAAGAACCAGTTAATACAGTACACGTtttgaaaaaaactaaaaattttACTTTACAAAGACCTTGTAGAGTTATTATTTAGATAACGATACATAGAAATTTGTTATTTCGTTGATAATCgatctcactagtgactgacttcaagagatatttcctggagttctagtgagaagaagtgaccagtggagtccaaccacgtcagttgtgagatatcaactcactgaagacaattagtgaacagttgctcaacttcgtggattggttgaggttagacattaataccatcggataccgactcagtggtttagtggttaagcgctcacgcgcgagactagtaggtccttggttcgaatctggcaaggcgaggtcgtggatgcgcactgctgaggagttcgataataggacgaaacggcggttcagtgcttccaggttttccatggtgatctaggttcaattgactcatgctttcaactatgaaaaaattctAGTTTTGCTCATGAGatttttcattttgaatttTAATGTCATTTAAAAAGATTGATATTTTTTAATAGAATCTATTTTAAATAGAATTAAATatagaaaatgttttatttctcATCACAATATAAATGGGTGTATATTAACTTAAAAGAAGATAATTTTCAGAAATTTTCATTTACATatcgaaaaaaagaaaaacaagttTATCTTATCTTAGCAACTCGGTACAGATATTAATTAAAGTTCACCTTAATATGATCACACTTtaatatgaatgataaaaaaTCGATTATGAACAAtaattcagtaataataataataataataatatggtgTTAATCACTATTATCGATTAATGTTAAATATTTAACTTAAAAGAACTAAGATTTGAGTTTGTTAGAAAAATGAAATGGACTTTATTAGTAgatagttttatttatattaagtaTGAAATTGTAATACGTATGAATCAAATGatcaaaacaaataaacaaaaaaagaaaacttcaAAGTGAttgaaacaaattttttttcatacatGGTCGGTAAAAATAAGGagagaaataaaaagaaaattgaacTTCATTGAATTGACTTTGATAGTATGTTTATGTAATAACCTGTGGAGacttatgaatggtaactttgacaactatttatgaaccaatatgatatgtatattttcctattgtataattgttaaataactaaactattcatatttgtgtccctcttattataagcttgattttgacctatagactattattatacgatttaccattcttgagttatccctagtccattaattactgttccccctattcacagccacatttggctaaatcttttacaaatgttattttctattttatgatacgatgtggtcagtttgtttggtatataaacctagtatgtttgagaataatgattcatattgcagaagctgttattggtgttctgaacttaactggttgggctaggcagaaatcAGGACTGATATGTACTCAAGAGTGCTCAtgcggcttttgtgtatcattgctctgatcgacagtccactcctctctaattggtaGTCTCATAatgtcatacattaactgggcactcaggcaatcgatataaaagtttatatttctttttttttattttagagaaatatttttttctagatAGCTGAATAttcgtttttaaaaaaaaatgaattagtGATTTCAATCGATTAAATTACTAAATAAGTTAACTAGATGATAATTATTCACTTTATAGAGGAGTCTCATTCTTAGAGTTGAGTGATTTACTGAAAAAAACTTCCACTATCTTTCCAGACAACATCAAcaaaaaatttagaaaattattaatataaatcaaCCCAATGATATTGTTTTATCAGTTTTGTGTTTATATTTATGAATCTGGGTTATCTCATTGAAACAACGTGAGAGTGGTTAATGTGAGTTCGAATCCTATAGACAACATTATTTACCTCAAGATGATGGGTACAACTTGCTAAAATATGTTAAGCATCATTAAACGTCTGTTCAGGATTTACTTTCGACTACGCCCGTACAAATAATATGAGTGTTATTTTTTCTGGTATCTGTCTATCTGCTCATTACATAGCATAGCAATTTTTACCATATCGGTCAGATCGAATGAGCTATGATATTATAAAGAGTGTTTTGAAGCTATTAAAACGATTACTAGTGAAGTTTCGTTTtcattagaaatatatatatatttccacgTGGTCATTCACATGTATTACCTATTATCCATTTTCATTGATGTTGTTTAGTTTGTCTTTTTGTTATATAATCGAACGTAATCAATAAAACTCTCTTTTTTGGGCTCAACATTTTCAAATTGTTACCCTGACACGTCTGCTTTTAAATTTAAGTGTTTTTTTCAAAACCTAAAGTTGTAGTTAGTTACCACTCttaaaatgatattttctaCAGTCCAGCCCTACACAATGTAAGTtgaaataaagtatttcaatttataatttacaaacaaaataatttacaaGTCCCACGATTGCCATGCAATCTAAAACTTTCTGGTTCGATTCCTGACACAGGTGTGGTTGCATACTTTTTAGAAATCCCATAGTAGAATGAAACACTTCCAAAGTGCTCCCTAATTTTCGATGGTTTCTTTTTAAACGAAAGTACTCAATGATTTAAAccaaaaaacaaacattatcCATAAAATACATATggtaattattaaaatattttactcaTTATCGATGAATAAATTGAAACCAAGAATTACCTAGTAATTAAATCTTGTAACTTAGTTTTTTAAAGtgcaaaattgattattattattatttttaaagatcAATGGTTTATTCTTCAtttctgtttattgattgatcaCAAGATGTTTCCTTACTATGTAGTACTACTCTTTctgaaagtggattgtgtcacctctTGAATATCAAAGTGCTTAACAATGACATATACAAACAAGGTCCGTCATCTAATTGACTAAAAAACAAAGTAGAACATTTGAAACTTTTCActtctattttgttttattttcttttcattcatCTGAATTTCGCTTATGTTNNNNNNNNNNNNNNNNNNNNNNNNNNNNNNNNNNNNNNNNNNNNNNNNNNNNNNNNNNNNNNNNNNNNNNNNNNNNNNNNNNNNNNNNNNNNNNNNNNNNNNNNNNNNNNNNNNNNNNNNNNNNNNNNNNNNNNNNNNNNNNNNNNNNNNNNNNNNNNNNNNNNNNNNNNNNNNNNNNNNNNNNNNNNNNNNNNNNNNNNGCACCAAATAGATCAGTAACTACTGAATTAGAGCATGAATATCAAAAAATGGGGAAATTACGATTTTTTAAAGAATTAGATTACCTAATATTTTTAGCCACTTCCATTGGAGTAGTTTCCCAGGCTTTTCCATCCACGATGGTTCCATCTGGTAAAGTGATCTGAACAGGTGAACGTGGTTGTGAAGCAACGAAACCATCATATTCTCTTTTCAGTTTGTTCCATAACTCTTCACGATGTTTAATAAATTCAGGGGGAGGTGGTAATGACTTTTCGTTTAGAGCTACAGCTAAACCACACTGGTGATTACTGGCCTAAAAGTGAATAAATATGCATTATAGGAATACGCTTAATCTACagatttaaactataaaaacaACTAAACTGCACCTATTAGACAAAGGAATTTATGCTATATACTAATACGAAGAGACCAGATCAACTCTAATAAGACAGAAACTTAGCAACCGAATCCTGATTATTTCGACtgaggtcctgagttcgaatctcgcgaggcgaggtcctggatgcgcactactgaggagtcccacaataggacgaaatggccgtccagtgattccaggttttccttggttgtctagcttcaattgactcacgctttcaattatgaaaataatagaatagtTGATATTTTACTGATTAATTATTCTATCCTCTAATATTTGTCTATTATAAGCTTCAACTACTTAACAGGATCATAGCTTACAAGTTCCTTATGATCAATATTATTCGTGTAGAAATATAAATTTCAATGACTGATTTCAATTACTTTTACTAGTATTTATAACCAATGACAACTCCgcatgtagctcttctagagttactgccggtcccaagctcgagtaaaggaggagggttgggcatgaggttagcgaccccatcctgaagaaaaactaactcgcaaAAAAAACATTAACCAGAGGTATAACTAATGACAATCGATCACTATGCATAATTCTTCTTGTAGCTTCATTTGATCTTTTTTACTGTACATAGTTTTCTATAATCAAGCATTATTCACAAAAATTAGAACAGATTATTTTATTGCTACTGGTAAATCATTCATTAAAAGTAAGAAGATAATAAGAGCTTAAAATTAAACAATGAGGTAATTTAATCCTTATTGATTACCAGTAGGATAGAGAGACGTTAGACCTTATTCAGTCTATTGTTAGTAGCAACCCTATAAAAATGAACCGGTCAACAGTCAATGTTAGATCAGTTTGCTAGGTTTTATGTATGGCAACAGAGACTGGTCAGATGCCATCATGAATATTAACAATGAGAAATTACAAATCCTTACTCATATGAAGATTACACTTTGCTCAATATGGTTGTTATCTGAACTTAGTGGTTTATTGGATAACATGTTTAGTGTTTGCAATGAAACGTATGAGGTTAGAGTCTCAGTTTCAAAATCAACACCTAGAtccaggtacattcaactgatgaTCCACAAAACGGAAGAAAGATGCGTCTTGGTTTCAATTGCTGGCCACTATTCAACTCTATTTATAAATCTGTCATTAGTTTAAAAAAAGCATGCACCTAATTCAGGATGACTAAAGTTGACAAATTACTAAGCATTGATTAAAACGGTGTCCATTTAACGACCGATGATTATTCACTTCAACCTCCCGTCAGATTGTACAAACCATTCCAAATCCTTGAATTTACTTAGGTAGTTTTTAGAAATTGATGCTTTCTACTTAGGAATTTCAAATTAAAGCTATGCAACTGTTCACTTATTCCTGTATTTAAACAATATTCTAGATTagaaacaaagatgaatagtggctagcagtgtgtatgtgtgcgttGTGTTCTCTAAATTTAAAATCCCACAACATTGAATTCCATCAGTCAATGTACATAAGGTTGCTAATATTTTACAGAGTctagtgtattattattattatcatcatcatcatcaaaaatgcaACAATACCTCATAAAAGACATGAATTCAGTTAGAGATGGAatatcattaccattattataaGGTGGAGTAAATATTCATCTGAATTAAATCTCACTCGGTGTCAACTACTTTGAATAACCTTGACTACTATAGGATTTTGTGTTTGAAATGTTTTCGATTGGTCCAGCAAATGTAAGCTACCAACTATGTCTGACATGCATATATCTAAGCACTCTATGAATTATAAGATGCACTGCCAATCAAAGCACAACATGAAGTGATCTGTGTGCATAATGGTGATAAATCAGTAACATTGAACCCTATCTTGGAAGTGAAGTTAACCTTTTCCATATTCTGTTTAATCTGATAGATCCGAAGAACACCTAAACACCATGAAACAACGTACTCGTGAAGAAAGCTGAAATTCTAAGATCAAGTATTATCATTTATGATAAAAAGAGTGTTAACAATCAACAGATGCTAATAGAAACTAAAGATTAACAGTATTAACATACAATTGAGTTAACAAATCTCTATTTCAGCAAGTACCTTGATAATACATGATAGATACAGTAGTAACTTGGGATTTTACTCTAACCTATTGTTTTTTAGTTACATAAATAATCATTAACTTTGATGCAGATGTCAAACCAAATTGATCTGAAATCCtgctatttattcatgtaaaacATTTTATATCTATAATATATTGTTTTATGTCTTATCGTAAGATCTAACCAAAGGCTGACCGATTTGGACACGATACTATGATCTTTGATTATTATAAAAATTCagattataaattattattattactactattgtaTACATATAATACCTTTCTACAACATTAATTTCTTACGTAATCTTTACGTAGGCGAAAATTCAATCTAGAAAAAGCCtagagtttatttatttgtttgaatctttctacAAAAATCTCTAAATGTTTAGCTGATTATAAAAAGATCACAGATTTCTTTACTTCGACATTCTTTTTCCTTCATGACGTCAATATGTTTGCTTATAAAAATAGGAGAAAAAAGAGATTACTTCATATCACAAAAAGAAAGTTCGACAGTCAGCACTCtaaattttctaaaaaaaacagGTCGAATAATCTTCATTCTGATAAATGTCGAATAATAGTGTAAAGGCTATTCAGTATGAAGTCAAAGAATTAAAGTATGTTACAACTCGATTAATATCAAACTGACGTTATGGTTTAGTTTGGCACTGATTTGTAGTGAATAACCACTCATGTCTAATATTATCGAATGAACATAATGTCTTTTAGATCACTAAGTCAAAAGCCAGTAGTTCAAACCGTTAACTTCAGTCATTTCACAACATAGCACAATCATTTTTCACCGTGATCAGATTTTCTTATCTCAACTTAAGCATGgtttatttttaacaaattGTTTGAAGACAGCATATACACCGCAAACCCGAAAGTTCCAAGGGTCAATCGGAAGTGGTATCTTATTTGCATAATATTGTAAAGCTTTAGCTCAATCTATTTTGGCTGTTTAATGGATTGTTGACTGATATGGATCAATGATGAAGACTCACTTCAAAATAGACATCCTTTGTAAAATCTTTTGTTTATATTAGTATTCTTGGTTCTGATTCAAATATATCAGTAGGATTTTCTGAACTCACTATGAATTTAAGTTTGGAAAGATAACTACAAATATATATGGGTGTACATAAAGTTGCCGAGTTAATTTAATCGATAATATTTGGGTGTAGAAGATTTCTAGGTAAGATAATTTATTCCATCTAGGTAATTGACGACCATATGATGAGTTTTATGATCACATTACATAAATTATATGTAATAATCTTATGcatttcaaatattttctaGTATAGATGAAAGTTTTATTTTTGACAAAGTCGCGACTAAACCTATATATTTAGTATATTATATACCAAGTGATTTATTCGTATTTATGCTTTGTTGAATGACAATTGACGTCATGAATTGATATTCACTATAGAATCACCGCAAACTAGCAAGCATTAGAGGACTGATTTGTGGCAATTTAAAACTACTACACACTGTGCACACAAAAATTCTTCAAGGAGTGTattcataattttctaaatgttTCAACGAACACATAACATCTAGATCACTAAACAAAAACCCAATAGTCCACATTCTCAAGCTTGTCAATTCATTTTATATCATAACAGTTGACTAATGCCATCAGTAGATAACTGATGCACTCGCTGTATGTTTTTATTTAATCAGTCAAGATTCCACCAAGATATTAGTAAGCTACTCACTAGTCGGTCTACGGTTGTTATTCACTTCAGTAATCTGTTGGGGTCATTTGAACTTGATGATAATTTTCGTTAGGAACCTCTGAACATTAATGTACTGCTTAATTCCAGGAGACAATGAAGAAATAATCTTCATAAACTACTCAATGAAACAACAATCATATACCTCATGATGGCTGGTTTTGATGTAAATTCCGAAAATTTTTATTAGGAAGCAATCTGTTAGTTAAGTAGGGATGAAAAAATCACATATCATAAAGTGATTAAATTTCAAAACATGAACAACTGGCTTCAAACTAGGTGGTTTAAATATGTACTACTCGTTGACGACACTTGAAAATTGTGAGATCCGTTATATGTAAGTTTGTGTGTATGTACTGTTGACAATAAAATTTTTATCGGTCTTAAGCTGACTACCTGAACATTCCTTAAAATATTGGACGGAtatctttgatttttttttatacTTTCCAAATCCATATCATTCGTTTCAGTTAACTTAATTCTGATAAAGCTTTTTCTGGATTTCATTAACTTTATGACTGTCTTCTATGTATAAAAAATCGATAGACTATCTAAAATTGCACAGAACTCTTtctaatttattattacaaCTCTAATGTCTACTGATGTGACGCTTAAGGATTTCTGACTCTTTGTTGAGGAGATCACTTTCAAAATTTCACATTTTTTTAGTAAATTAGCgcttatcaaaattattttacttTAGATGATAAGATTATGTGTTATTTTGTACTTGAATCCAGATAAAACTAATACTCGATGTATATAAAGTATGTTTCATCACTCACtctattattaattatcacAAATAACAGTTTGAAACAGTTAGAACACGCCTGATTATAGTGtgatataaacaaaatacataATATAAGTGATAAAAAGGCCATTGGTATAGAATTATTAACAGTTGTGTGGTCGTCATTTTTATCACATTATTTCAGTTGGATATTGTGAACAGAAACATTAATCCTAATTCTATGCTACATCTAATTAACAAATTAATGTTTCTATTTTCCTAGATCCTATAGATTTTTATTCTAATTACCTTAGTCTGTGTAGTTATTTCATCAAATCGATTAAAGTGTGGtaaaagataaaaaaaagaCGAAGTGTCAAGAAGGTATGATTTCTGTTCGATTGATTTTCTGAAAACAATCTATGTACTACAGAGTATGAAAACTGATCGATcatttaatattaataaatataatcttGTCTGATCATTATTACTAACCGACTTTTGTCGATCAATTTACAATGTGATCAAACATAATTATAAAGTTTGTATTATGTTAACTTCTTAGAAGTAATCTGTAAGAAGTCCTAGATTCAACCTTTTTACTAGTTAGTATTCATAAACGAATTATATTTCAAAATCTTAGGAAAACCAGCAGCATTTTTTCTATTAAATTTCACCATAAGTTAGTagttaattaattgatttatgGTAAGGTCAAAACGA
This genomic stretch from Schistosoma mansoni, WGS project CABG00000000 data, supercontig 0258, strain Puerto Rico, whole genome shotgun sequence harbors:
- a CDS encoding Threonyl-tRNA synthetase, cytoplasmic, putative, which codes for MEKASNHQCGLAVALNEKSLPPPPEFIKHREELWNKLKREYDGFVASQPRSPVQITLPDGTIVDGKAWETTPMEVAKNIR